One Salvia splendens isolate huo1 chromosome 12, SspV2, whole genome shotgun sequence genomic window carries:
- the LOC121759163 gene encoding putative F-box protein At1g33530, which yields MSCKFVCKSWSDLIEGGDFSTSYIPKTCLAFGHQDTGYAVCDDACEPLFQFRLAQPGFTHNLNCVAIDSVNGLILVWDKGRYDEFILCLVNPLTREYIELSHLHLHNSVFGFGVSKLSGQYKILLGDRWRPRHIYTVGGEGLLRSIAEKVEPPRQSADGDAKFFNGNLHWLASFPDVVCCFDLETEVFISFSRPPKDHHGGHRRYGGCRLFILEDSLCLCDISDNLHVLIWKMINYGDANSWVKEYTFDQQPYMSESARPNITNYVLPLKVLENGDLLFAVNTDKRLFIYDKRTDGVETFGRLQRSLYCYFPNITIYTPTFLSLKSMGIDNAGLSNFY from the coding sequence ATGAGTTGCAAGTTTGTTTGCAAATCATGGAGCGATCTGATAGAAGGGGGTGACTTTTCGACGTCGTACATTCCGAAAACATGCCTTGCTTTTGGACATCAAGACACGGGATACGCGGTCTGTGACGATGCATGTGAGCCACTTTTCCAATTCCGCTTGGCTCAACCAGGTTTTACTCACAATCTTAATTGCGTTGCAATTGATTCAGTCAATGGTTTGATTTTAGTGTGGGATAAAGGCCGTTATGATGAATTTATTCTTTGCCTGGTTAATCCATTGACTCGTGAATATATCGAGCTTTCTCATTTGCACTTACACAACAGTGTATTCGGATTTGGAGTGAGTAAATTAAGTGGGCAGTATAAGATTTTATTAGGCGATCGATGGAGGCCACGTCATATATACACGGTAGGAGGAGAAGGGTTGTTAAGAAGCATTGCAGAAAAAGTAGAACCACCTAGACAGTCTGCTGATGGTGATGCTAAGTTTTTTAACGGAAATCTTCACTGGTTGGCATCTTTTCCTGACGTGGTGTGTTGCTTTGATCTTGAAACCGAGGTTTTCATCAGTTTTTCTCGTCCTCCTAAAGATCATCATGGTGGCCACCGCAGATATGGTGGATGTAGGCTATTCATTTTGGAGGATTCGCTATGTTTATGCGACATTTCAGATAATTTGCATGTTCTTATTTGGAAGATGATCAACTATGGAGATGCGAACTCTTGGGTAAAGGAATATACCTTTGACCAACAACCATATATGAGTGAAAGTGCACGACCAAATATCACGAATTATGTTTTGCCTCTCAAAGTTTTGGAAAATGGTGACTTGTTGTTCGCAGTAAATACTGATAAACGACTTTTTATCTACGACAAACGTACGGATGGTGTTGAGACATTTGGTCGTCTTCAACGATCTCTATATTGTTATTTTCCCAATATCACCATTTATACCCCAACCTTTCTTTCTCTAAAAAGCATGGGTATTGACAATGCAGGGTTATCAAATTTTTATTAG
- the LOC121759162 gene encoding F-box protein At3g07870-like, producing the protein MEKDFSTILPQEIWRDILGRLPIRSFMRCKFVCKSWGDMIEGGDIESSTPKSLLAFGNRDTGYAICDEAGQPLFQFGSPHYNCSRDLVDSVNGLLLVWDSGHKYHLNLLICNPITSKYVELPLLPVGSSYIFGFGVSKLSGQYKIVSGDRWRPHHVYTLERGGLWRSIAAEETTTRFSLPTHMSGAFFNGNLHWLASDSERNHVVCCFDLETELSTMFSLPADAYGYNEFFGLCVLDCLLCLCDSSKDSHVFIWTMNNYGDVSSWGNDVNHVK; encoded by the exons ATGGAGAAAGATTTTTCAACAATTCTACCGCAAGAAATATGGAGAGATATCCTTGGAAGACTTCCGATTAGAAGCTTTATGAGGTGCAAGTTTGTTTGCAAATCATGGGGCGATATGATCGAAGGCGGTGACATTGAGTCGTCTACTCCGAAATCATTGCTGGCTTTCGGAAATCGAGACACAGGGTATGCAATCTGCGACGAGGCTGGCCAGCCACTTTTCCAATTCGGCTCGCCTCATTACAATTGTAGTCGTGATTTGGTTGATTCAGTCAACGGTTTGCTTTTGGTGTGGGACAGTGGTCATAAATATCACCTTAATCTTTTGATATGCAATCCAATTACTTCAAAATATGTCGAGCTTCCTCTTTTGCCCGTAGGCAGTAGTTATATATTTGGATTTGGAGTGAGCAAATTAAGTGGTCAATATAAGATTGTATCAGGTGATCGATGGAGGCCACATCATGTATACACTCTAGAAAGAGGAGGGTTGTGGAGAAGCATTGCAGCAGAAGAAACAACAACTCGATTCTCACTGCCAACTCATATGTCTGGTGCATTTTTTAACGGAAATCTTCACTGGTTGGCATCTGACTCTGAGCGGAATCACGTGGTTTGTTGCTTTGATCTTGAAACTGAGCTCTCTACCATGTTTTCTCTTCCTGCTGATGCTTATGGATACAACGAATTCTTCGGGCTATGTGTTTTGGATTGTTTGCTATGTTTATGTGACAGTTCTAAGGATTCGCATGTTTTTATTTGGACGATGAACAACTATGGAGATGTGAGCTCTTGG GGAAACGACGTAAATCATGTTAAGTAA